The proteins below are encoded in one region of Populus alba chromosome 2, ASM523922v2, whole genome shotgun sequence:
- the LOC118035778 gene encoding uncharacterized protein isoform X4 produces MLLLSQAPRGALSAKRRTPLKFVPQNPPLFLNSTKPKFISRKQSTFPLTLAKPEGGLDSTSATKQSLSTNNPAPSPPTPNDTVFVGQEDVPLEGVIQFEKPTSSGRLEKWGRVAFLAGGDVLALLLFSAIGRFGHGFSVFDFETLRTADPFIAGWFLGAYFVGGYGEDGRGMNGLTKAAIAAAKSWATGIPGTIAFLICLMPHASTESPAISKCSVEVLLEHLIYKGF; encoded by the exons atgctgctGCTAAGCCAAGCTCCAAGAGGGGCTTTATCGGCCAAAAGACGCACTCCACTCAAATTCGTCCCCCAAAATCCACCATTATTCTTGAACTCTACCAAACCCAAATTCATTTCCAGAAAACAATCAACCTTCCCCCTTACTCTTGCCAAACCCGAAGGAGGTTTAGATTCCACTTCTGCAACCAAACAATCCCTCTCTACCAACAATCCAGCTCCCTCTCCTCCAACGCCTAACGACACTGTTTTTGTGGGCCAAGAGGATGTTCCTTTAGAAGGTGTCATTCAGTTCGAGAAACCCACTTCTTCTGGGCGTCTTGAAAAATGGGG TCGTGTGGCTTTTCTGGCTGGTGGGGACGTGTTGGCTTTGCTCTTGTTCTCTGCAATTGGCAGGTTTGGCCATGGTTTCTCTGTTTTTGACTTCGAGACACTACGCACTGCTGATCCTTTTATTGCTG GGTGGTTTTTGGGTGCTTACTTCGTTGGGGGTTATGGTGAGGATGGTCGTGGAATGAATGGTCTGACTAAGGCTGCTATTGCTGCTGCCAAATCATGGGCTACGGGGATTCCT GGAACAATTGCATTTCTGATCTGTTTAATGCCTCATGCAAGTACTGAGAGCCCAGCGATCTCAAAATGCTCAGTAGAGGTCTTGCTAGAGCATTTGATATATaaagggttttga
- the LOC118035778 gene encoding uncharacterized protein isoform X1 → MLLLSQAPRGALSAKRRTPLKFVPQNPPLFLNSTKPKFISRKQSTFPLTLAKPEGGLDSTSATKQSLSTNNPAPSPPTPNDTVFVGQEDVPLEGVIQFEKPTSSGRLEKWGRVAFLAGGDVLALLLFSAIGRFGHGFSVFDFETLRTADPFIAGWFLGAYFVGGYGEDGRGMNGLTKAAIAAAKSWATGIPLGLIIRAASSGHIPPSTFILVTMGSTGVLLIGWRMLLTRVLSNDESKKNDVYRQGSPFELFEAYVLSVGKEAWGSTCSFHHVTATVTTTYLGGLPLFLLILLPFLWQTTLGRIRNLNFPIYTLFFK, encoded by the exons atgctgctGCTAAGCCAAGCTCCAAGAGGGGCTTTATCGGCCAAAAGACGCACTCCACTCAAATTCGTCCCCCAAAATCCACCATTATTCTTGAACTCTACCAAACCCAAATTCATTTCCAGAAAACAATCAACCTTCCCCCTTACTCTTGCCAAACCCGAAGGAGGTTTAGATTCCACTTCTGCAACCAAACAATCCCTCTCTACCAACAATCCAGCTCCCTCTCCTCCAACGCCTAACGACACTGTTTTTGTGGGCCAAGAGGATGTTCCTTTAGAAGGTGTCATTCAGTTCGAGAAACCCACTTCTTCTGGGCGTCTTGAAAAATGGGG TCGTGTGGCTTTTCTGGCTGGTGGGGACGTGTTGGCTTTGCTCTTGTTCTCTGCAATTGGCAGGTTTGGCCATGGTTTCTCTGTTTTTGACTTCGAGACACTACGCACTGCTGATCCTTTTATTGCTG GGTGGTTTTTGGGTGCTTACTTCGTTGGGGGTTATGGTGAGGATGGTCGTGGAATGAATGGTCTGACTAAGGCTGCTATTGCTGCTGCCAAATCATGGGCTACGGGGATTCCT CTAGGATTGATTATAAGAGCAGCATCATCAGGCCACATTCCACCATCTACCTTTATCTTAGTAACAATGGGAAGCACAGGTGTTTTACTTATTGGATGGAGGATGCTATTAACCAGAGTTCTCTCCAATGATGAGAGTAAGAAGAACGATGTATACCGGCAGGGCAGCCCATTTGAACTAtttgag GCATATGTGTTGTCAGTTGGTAAGGAGGCCTGGGGGTCAACATGCAGTTTTCACCATGTAACAGCCACTGTAACCACAACTTATCTGGGAGGCCTTCCCCTTTTCCTTCTCATTCTTCTGCCATTCTTATGGCAGACTACTCTTGGAAGGATAAGGAACTTGAACTTTCCAATTTATAccctttttttcaaataa
- the LOC118035778 gene encoding uncharacterized protein isoform X3: MLLLSQAPRGALSAKRRTPLKFVPQNPPLFLNSTKPKFISRKQSTFPLTLAKPEGGLDSTSATKQSLSTNNPAPSPPTPNDTVFVGQEDVPLEGVIQFEKPTSSGRLEKWGRVAFLAGGDVLALLLFSAIGRFGHGFSVFDFETLRTADPFIAGWFLGAYFVGGYGEDGRGMNGLTKAAIAAAKSWATGIPLGLIIRAASSGHIPPSTFILVTMGSTGVLLIGWRMLLTRVLSNDESKKNDVYRQGSPFELFEIETGFLPMC, encoded by the exons atgctgctGCTAAGCCAAGCTCCAAGAGGGGCTTTATCGGCCAAAAGACGCACTCCACTCAAATTCGTCCCCCAAAATCCACCATTATTCTTGAACTCTACCAAACCCAAATTCATTTCCAGAAAACAATCAACCTTCCCCCTTACTCTTGCCAAACCCGAAGGAGGTTTAGATTCCACTTCTGCAACCAAACAATCCCTCTCTACCAACAATCCAGCTCCCTCTCCTCCAACGCCTAACGACACTGTTTTTGTGGGCCAAGAGGATGTTCCTTTAGAAGGTGTCATTCAGTTCGAGAAACCCACTTCTTCTGGGCGTCTTGAAAAATGGGG TCGTGTGGCTTTTCTGGCTGGTGGGGACGTGTTGGCTTTGCTCTTGTTCTCTGCAATTGGCAGGTTTGGCCATGGTTTCTCTGTTTTTGACTTCGAGACACTACGCACTGCTGATCCTTTTATTGCTG GGTGGTTTTTGGGTGCTTACTTCGTTGGGGGTTATGGTGAGGATGGTCGTGGAATGAATGGTCTGACTAAGGCTGCTATTGCTGCTGCCAAATCATGGGCTACGGGGATTCCT CTAGGATTGATTATAAGAGCAGCATCATCAGGCCACATTCCACCATCTACCTTTATCTTAGTAACAATGGGAAGCACAGGTGTTTTACTTATTGGATGGAGGATGCTATTAACCAGAGTTCTCTCCAATGATGAGAGTAAGAAGAACGATGTATACCGGCAGGGCAGCCCATTTGAACTAtttgag ATTGAAACTGGATTCCTCCCAATGTGCTAA
- the LOC118035778 gene encoding uncharacterized protein isoform X2: MLLLSQAPRGALSAKRRTPLKFVPQNPPLFLNSTKPKFISRKQSTFPLTLAKPEGGLDSTSATKQSLSTNNPAPSPPTPNDTVFVGQEDVPLEGVIQFEKPTSSGRLEKWGRVAFLAGGDVLALLLFSAIGRFGHGFSVFDFETLRTADPFIAGWFLGAYFVGGYGEDGRGMNGLTKAAIAAAKSWATGIPLGLIIRAASSGHIPPSTFILVTMGSTGVLLIGWRMLLTRVLSNDESKKNDVYRQGSPFELFELLTSLVRRW, translated from the exons atgctgctGCTAAGCCAAGCTCCAAGAGGGGCTTTATCGGCCAAAAGACGCACTCCACTCAAATTCGTCCCCCAAAATCCACCATTATTCTTGAACTCTACCAAACCCAAATTCATTTCCAGAAAACAATCAACCTTCCCCCTTACTCTTGCCAAACCCGAAGGAGGTTTAGATTCCACTTCTGCAACCAAACAATCCCTCTCTACCAACAATCCAGCTCCCTCTCCTCCAACGCCTAACGACACTGTTTTTGTGGGCCAAGAGGATGTTCCTTTAGAAGGTGTCATTCAGTTCGAGAAACCCACTTCTTCTGGGCGTCTTGAAAAATGGGG TCGTGTGGCTTTTCTGGCTGGTGGGGACGTGTTGGCTTTGCTCTTGTTCTCTGCAATTGGCAGGTTTGGCCATGGTTTCTCTGTTTTTGACTTCGAGACACTACGCACTGCTGATCCTTTTATTGCTG GGTGGTTTTTGGGTGCTTACTTCGTTGGGGGTTATGGTGAGGATGGTCGTGGAATGAATGGTCTGACTAAGGCTGCTATTGCTGCTGCCAAATCATGGGCTACGGGGATTCCT CTAGGATTGATTATAAGAGCAGCATCATCAGGCCACATTCCACCATCTACCTTTATCTTAGTAACAATGGGAAGCACAGGTGTTTTACTTATTGGATGGAGGATGCTATTAACCAGAGTTCTCTCCAATGATGAGAGTAAGAAGAACGATGTATACCGGCAGGGCAGCCCATTTGAACTAtttgag TTGCTCACATCATTGGTACGAAGGTGGTGA
- the LOC118035779 gene encoding RNA-binding protein 1, with protein sequence MNIDEAKLFVGGISRETSEETLRNYFSKYGVVSHSLIAKDKITKFPRGFGFVVFSDPPSAARALQDNHVILGRTVEVKKALPKIEKHQHHYQHQQQRQHQPHGNQEASNGLGMNSDNSTSAKNNRTKKIFVGGLASSLTEEQFKNYFEQFGRTVDVVVMQDSLTNRPRGFGFVTFDSEESVDKVLLIGSHELNGKRVEVKKAVPKDRINGHIVRSGSNGFIGNGPQLGNHPFYGQGYDPCYTSFPVYNDVHGHFYGMSFYGSVYPMVGYGRPGLEVAPMAPMLGAGLFPYSNACLYPAYAHNMSSIRGMEIGGQNQIVEAGVNGEDFGSWQQWTRSI encoded by the exons ATGAATATTGACGAGGCGAAGCTTTTCGTGGGAGGTATATCTCGTGAGACAAGCGAAGAAACTCTAAGAAATTACTTCAGCAAGTACGGTGTCGTTTCGCATTCTCTTATTGCCAAGGACAAAATCACTAAATTTCCAAGAGGATttggttttgttgttttctctgaTCCTCCTTCTGCTGCTAGGGCTCTTCAAGATAATCATGTTATTCTTGGGAGAACG gtagAAGTGAAGAAAGCACTacctaaaattgaaaaacaccaacaccactACCAGCACCAGCAGCAACGGCAACACCAACCCCATGGTAATCAGGAAGCTAGCAACGGATTGGGTATGAATAGTGATAATAGTACCAGCGCTAAAAACAACAGGACCAAGAAGATCTTTGTGGGAGGTTTAGCATCTAGTCTAACTGAAGAACAGTTCAAAAATTACTTTGAACAGTTTGGCAGGACAGTAGATGTAGTTGTGATGCAAGATAGTTTAACCAACAGGCCAAGGGGCTTCGGATTTGTCACCTTTGATTCTGAGGAATCCGTTGACAAGGTTTTGCTGATCGGTTCTCATGAGTTGAATGGTAAGAGAGTGGAGGTTAAGAAGGCTGTGCCGAAAGATAGAATTAATGGTCATATTGTTAGGAGTGGTTCAAATGGGTTCATTGGTAATGGTCCTCAACTTGGAAATCACCCTTTCTATGGTCAGGGATATGACCCATGTTACACTTCTTTCCCGGTGTATAATGATGTTCATGGTCATTTTTATGGAATGAGTTTTTATGGGAGTGTATACCCTATGGTAGGATATGGAAGACCTGGTTTGGAGGTTGCACCAATGGCCCCTATGCTTGGAGCTGGACTGTTTCCTTACAGCAATGCCTGTCTTTATCCCGCTTATGCGCATAACATGAGTAGCATCAGGGGTATGGAAATTGGTGGGCAGAATCAGATTGTTGAGGCTGGTGTGAATGGTGAAGACTTTGGTTCGTGGCAGCAATGGACACGTTCCATCTGA